The sequence TGGCATTATAGGTTTCATATATCACCATGGAAGCGGCCATCATAAAAAGGGCCAGCAATGCCGTAAATCCAAGGGTCAGGAACAGTTTTGTCCTGATGGAAACGGCGCTATGGTTTGATTGTTTTTTGGGTTTCATTCTTTTTCATTTACGATGACAGCCAGTTTAAGCAGCCTGGAACTGAATTTGAGCTGGTGTGCCTCGGCTTTTTTAACATTGACTTCAAAATGAAGTTGATCCTCTCTTGTGAAGAACTGAATGATGCCTCCGGCCCGGCTGAAATTTTTGTCTTCACCAATAGTAAGAACCGGTCTGTCCCCAATATTGCTTAAAATTTGCAGGACCTGCTCCAAACGTATATGCCTGCTGATGAATATAATATGACTTTCTTCCAGCGTTTTTTTGAAATCGTTGGCTTTGGGGTCTGAATACTGGATGGATATAAGGCGTCCGGTACTGATTTTTCCGTCAATGGTCTGGAACGATTCTTTAAGGTATTCATCACCGACCACCACCATTTTAAAGTTCTCTCCTTCATTGTCAAATGCCGTTTGGGGCCATTGAATGAGTTTGGTGAAATTATAAACAAAGGCTGCTTTGACTCTATACTCTTCAAGGTTTTGTGATTGGACTGTTCCTATCGTAATAATACATAGCAGAATCTGGCAGATGCTGGCCTGGATAAATAATTTTATTATTTTATACGTTAACGGTTGCATCTGCCTTGTTTTTTTTGCCATGGGGAACACAGCATAATTCAGAATTTATAGGTCAGGCCGGCATAGGCGCTGCGGGGGACTTCCACAGGATAACTGAATGCTTCCTGGACAAACTCAAGATGGCTGTCCTGGAGTAGATTCTGCCCGGTCAGAAAAAATTCCAGATCAGGCCGGATTTTCCATCCCAGGCGCAGATCCAGAGTTGCGTAATCGTCAATTTCATAGATGAGCGTATCAGAAAATACGTAATTTGCGTCTGTTTTGCCTACATATCTAAGCCAGGCGTCCAGGGTCAGATTTTCCGTCAAATCAAACCGGCCTCTCAAGGATACCTGATGTTTTGTAAATCCATAGTCGAGCTCAAAATCCTGGTCATTGTCATAATCATGGCATGTCAGTGAATATGCCAGAGTCCATTTAACTTTCCTGCCTGTGGCCAGTTCTACGGCAATCTCTGCCCCCCAGGACTGGGCATTGGCCATGTTGCTTAGTGCAACATCCTGAACAAGCATTTGGTTCTCGGCATCAAAATAGGGAGAACCCTGGGGTGAATAGATCCTTAGATCTTTATAGTCATTGAAGAACAGTGCCAAATCAATTGAGAGGTTTTGTTGCGGGATAAAGCGGTATCCTGTTTCCCAGGCCCACAATGTTTCTGCCGTTTGATCCTCATTATTTATGAATCTGGTATACAACGGGCTGCCGCCGATATCTGTTCCGGAGAGGTAGACTATGGCATTGGCTTCCATCCGGGAGGGAATCCGGGTGGCCCGGGAAACGGCCGCCCATAATCTGTGGTGTTCACCGGGTGTCCACAACAGCCTTGTGGACGGCTGAATTTCAAATCCGGTATAGTCGTTGTGCTCAAATTTTGAACCGATGGTGAGTTTGATTTTATCTTCAAGTAAAGATATCTCATCCTGGATAAAGGCCGAGTACAGCAGGTCATTTGTGCTGACCGGATCCATAAATGCAACTTTTGAGCCGGAATAATCATCAGATGAATGGCGCAGCCTGAGTCCCCAGATAATATCGTTCCCAAAACCCAATCCGAAGCGGTGCTGAAATTCCACATCAACGTTGTGCCGGTCTTCGTTGAGGATATCCTCGGAACGTTTCATGACATCGTAATACATCTGCATAGACATGTCCGATGTTCCGGAAAGGACTTTTGTCCACCGGCCCATGATATTGCCCCCGGATACATCGGTTTTTACGGGAATTTCATCCATGTATGGCGGCGCCGCACTGTAAAGATAAAGATCCTGGTGGATATGGCCGTCATAGATATCCCCCTGGAGGGTGAAATTGTCGGTCAAAGACAATTGGGCATCCATGCGGAAGCCGGCCTGATTGATCTGCCAATCGTCCCCTGCATTTTCTCCGGAAACACGTTGAAAGTCTTCTATAGATCGGTGTTTGGCATAAACCCGCCAGAATTTATCTTTACCCATGGTGCCGCCATATCTTGCGGCCATCGTGTTTCTTTCCACTGATCCTGCAGACGCCTGTACAAAACCGCCCTGGGTATCATTGGCTCGCCGGGTGATAATATTGATCACCCCATTGACTGCATTGGATCCCCAGATGGTGGCACCGGGACCGCGGATCACCTCAATGCGATCCACATCCTCAAGCAGCACATCTGTTACTTCCCAGTAAACGCCTGAAAAACTGGGGGTATACACACTGCGTCCGTCAACAAGGACCTGAAGGCTTGGAGAAAAACGGCTGTTAAAGCCCCTGCAGTTTATTGCCCATTTGTTGGCATCAATGCGTGCTACATTTACGCCCGGGGCCATGCGCAGGGCCTCCGGAATACTGGTGACCCCGGAACGTCTGATATCTTCCCGGGTGATTACGAAAATTGCTGCAGCACTGTCAGACAGCCGCTGGCTTTTTTTATTCACGGAAGTTACTTTGATGTCCATGAGTTCTTCAATGGAGAATTCAGTCAAATCCTGGTCCTGGGCGGCCGGGCACATGGTGGGTAAAAATAAGAATAGACTATCCAGAAGCAAAAGCAGCAGGATTATTGTTTTCAGGAAAAGGCGTGACACCTGAATCCTCTTTTTTCAGATTATAAAAATTTTGTGTAAATTAAGTTACAATAATTAACGTTAAATTTCTTGATTGTCAATCAATTCCATAGACAGGGGCAGGGTAATCGCATAAAAAAAATATATACAATGCCATGCAGAGGATCTGCTTTGATATATCCGGGAGCGCAGGCGTCCCGCCTGCAGTAAAAATGCAGGCGGGACGCCTGCGCTCCCAGGTCAAATTATTTCGGTCTCATTCCTTTATTGCCGTGTTCCCATGGTCCTTATCTGCTGTTTATATATTTTAAGATATCATATCCGATGTTGTTGTCGGGGAACCGCTGGATCATTTTCCCGGCTACTGTCCGGGCATTGTCCAGGCGATTTCTTTTAATATAGTGATCTGCCAGGGCAAAAAGAAAATCAAAATTATCCGGTTCCAAAGAAAGTGCTTTTAAAAGCGCTTTCTCTGCTGCGTTTTCTTTTTTCCGGAACTGAAGCAGTAGTCCAAGGTTATAATGGATTCTAGCCCGCCCCGGCAGGCCGCCGGCTGCTTTTTTAAGATAAATTTCTGCTTGATCATATTTTTTTTCTTCTACGAGCAACAGGCCCAAAGAGTATGCAATGTCATATAGTTGGGGCCGATCTTCAAGGATCTGAATAAAAAGTTGTTCAGCTTTTTCATTTTTTCCTTGCAAATTATACAACATTGCCAGATTATTTTTTGCCGGAAGAAACAAGTCATCAATCCGAATGGACTGTTCATAGTTGTTAATGGCTTTATCATCCTGCCCCAGTGCATGATACATTAAAGCCAGATTATATCGTCCGGCGGGAAAGTCAGCTGAATATTCCATGGCGGCAAAATATTCTTTTTTGACCGACTCGAACAGGCGTTGTTGGTCTTTTGTCAACTTTAAGTTTTTTATGGATGCAACACCGAGAGCGGCCTGGATTCTGACAGCCTTTACCGGGTCATACAGCAATGGAAAAATAAGCGTGGCATCCTTGTCAAAGCGCAGAATATTAATGGTTGAAATAGCCGTGTGCCGAATCAGGGCATCCGGATCCGATAACGCGGTTTCAAGCGCTGAATAGCTTAGCTGTGATGGATAAGACGATAAAAGGGATAATGCGGTGGCCCTGACAATACCCGGGAAAAGCGTATCTTCTGAAAGCGATATCAAGTCAAGCACAGCCTTTGGGTCACCCTGCCTGCCCCGGGCAATGATTTCTCCATAATGGGGCCGTTTTCTTTTGCCATACCAAGAAGACATATGTTCATTGGTCCACTCAAGGGATTTATCCGAATGACATCCGGCAGCATTGCAGGCATTGGGTATCTGGTAGGTTTGACTTAAATCCGGCCGGGGGATTCGGATGGAATGATCGGCCCGCCAGTCAATTCCCATGTAGACCGTTTCCGGCATATGGCATTGAATACAGTCATCACCTTTGCTCTCTTTTCCCTTGTCCATTTTTTGGTGAAAATGATGGATGGCCGTATCATAGGTATTTTTCCTGTGACAGTAGAGGCACAGGTCATTGCCTTGTCTTTTAAGTTGTTGGCTGTGGACATCATGGCAGTCGTTACATTTGACGCCGTTTAAAAACATCTTACTCTGGGTGAAAGACCCGAACACATAATCTTCATCAAGAATCTGGCCATCCGGATAATATAACCTTTCCGTCAGCAGGCTTGGAATCATATAATCCATGATATTTTTCTGATCATGGGAAAAGTCTGCAATGGAAGCCCGCCTTGAATGGCACCGGGCACACACCCCGGCAAAATCTTCTGAGGTCATATCCCTTGTTTGAACAACCAGATTGAAATTATCAACCGCCTTGCGGCCCATTTCAGGCGCTTGGGCCCAGGCCACATGCCCGGACCCCGGTCCATGACAGGCCTCACAGCTTACATCAATTTCAGACCAGGTCGTGGTAAACCGGTCTGTGGCCATATCATATCCCTTTTTCAAATTTGTCGAATGGCATTCGGCGCACATGCCGTTCCAGTTTTGGCCCTGGCCGGTCCAATGAAGCCAGTCCCCGGGATCATCCGTATGATTGGGAAGGGCGTACCACGTTTTTTTAACATTGTCCCATGCGATGGTGAGGCATTGCAGTCGTCCGCCTTCAAAGGGAATCAAATACTGCTGCAGAGGAGAAAAACCAAATGTATGGGTAACCTGGAAATTTTTATACACACCGTCTTGACCGATGGTATTGACAAAAAACCGGTCTCCTTTTTTAAAAAATCGTGTGGTGACCCCGTTATGGATAAATTCTGAATTATTAAAATCGCCCAGCACGGTTGACGTGTCCGCGATTTCCATGGCCCGGTCATGGTCGGAATTCTGCCATTTTTCATATTCGTTTCTGTGGCAATCCCTGCATTTTTCTTTCCCCACAAAAACAAAAGCGTTTCCCATGCCTTGATCCAAGCAGGCAGATCGTTGATTGGCTCTTTGCCAAAATTTTATATAGGCCAGGGGGATGATCAATACAATCACAAAAATTGCCGCAATGCCGGTGCGTATCCATTTTTTTTCCGAATCCGGATGAATTGAAAAATCGACAGTCATTATTTTTTCGGTTTCAACCTTGAATGGTTATGGTTTCAGGATAGACTGCCTGGTGGCGGTTGAAGCGGTTCCGTCTTATCCTGTTACCGATATTTACCTGTATCTGCCTATTCACGATGCTGACCTCAAAAAGGTCCAACGCTCTGGGGGCGGGAGAACTCAACACATTACCCGTAATATCAAACTCAGAGGCATGACAGGGACATATGAATTTTTTTGACTCTTTATCCCAGGGGACGGCACAACCTAAGTGGGTGCACCTGTTGGACAACGCAAGAAAGCCACCGTCCTCAAGGCAGACCAGATAAAACTGCCCGGTGACGAAGGCCGAAACAGACCCCGGCTCATAGGTATCTGCAGAACCTGCATCAATCATCCTGGCCGCAGAAACCGCAACCTCTTTTTTGGCTACGGGTCTGAAAAAAGAAAAAATCACCATGACCAGCTCGCCAAGGGCAATCAGTCCAAGGCTTGCCCACAAAATTTTCAAGAAATTTCTTTTGCCGGCTTTTTTTATGGCCGTCTTATCGTTCGTATCCATCAGCTGCCCCAAAAATAAAGTTTCATTCCTGCCCCTCTGAGCCAGACGCAGGTCAGGGTAAGGATTGCAAATGCGGTGATCATAAAAACTGCAGTAGCCTGAAAGGCTTCGGCAAAATTGAGTTTGAATTTTTGCTTAATCCCCAAATGATGGAAAAAGATCAGGCATATAATCAGAGTAAATGGAATGAGCCCTGTGGATAAAATTCCGGGGATGTTTGGGAACCATTTTTGGAAATCAATAACGGTTTCGTCAAAAAAAATCAGTCCCGGAGTGAGGATTGCAGATATTAAGGCGGCTGTTTTCGCGGCTGTTTTCGCCCGTCCTGAAATAAACCAGATGCCGCCTTGGCTATCCCCCATGAAGGGAATACCGATAAGGATACAGCAAATGAATATTGGGATTAAAAATACGGAAAAAAAAGGATGAAAATGGAGTAACAGCTCCTGAAATCCTGAAAAATACCAGGGTGCCTTTGCGGGATTCGGGCTCAGGCCGGAATTGGCCATCTCATCCAGGGGTGCGTCAAAAACAAGGGAAAGCGTCATGATGAAGGCGGTCAGCACAAGTGCAGCCACTGCTTCCCGCAGCAATAGGTGTGGTTGCACGGCAACCATCATCATTTTTTCACCTTCCCCCTTGCGGGTTAATCCGGATGTTATTACGCCTTTTGCTTTTCTGACTTTCCAGAAATGGATCACCATGAAACCGATTAGAAGCGCTGGAATTATTGTGGTGTGAAGGGTGAAAAAAAACTGTAATGTTTTTTCGTTGACGCCGTTATCGGAGATGAAAAGGCCCTTAAAGAGACTGCCGACAGGAACATAATCAAACATGTTCATGCATATGGTAACGGCCCAGAATGCCGTCTGGTCCCAGGGCAGAAGGTAACCGGTAAAGCAGGACAGTAACACCAGGCTGAAAATGAAGAGACCGACAAACCAGTTCGATCGTCTTTCGCCCTGATATCCTCCTGTAAAAAATACCCTTAACATGTGAGCTAAGACCATTATCACAAGAAAATTGGCAGAAAAATAATGCATGCTGCGAATCAGCCGTCCAAAGATAAATTGATTTTCAAGATATTCTATAGAGATATACGCAGACTCTGGAGAAGGCTGGTAGGAAAAAAGCATGAGTGCCCCTGACCCGGCCAAGAGTATCACCAGGACAAGACACATCCCACCCAGAGCCCAGGTGTTTTTTAGTTCAAGGGCTTTTAAGGGTACCTTTACAGGATGAATGTGTTGGATAAAGCGTGCAAAAGTATGGGATTTTAGGGTGATTGATCAACCTCCACAAAAGATGAGTCATTTCTAAAAATTTCGTACACAATCAGCGTTGTTTCTCCCGAAGAAGTTGGCTGTATAATTTTTATTTTTTTACAGCTGAAATCATCTATCGTCAATGAAAATTTCGTATTACACTTTAGGTTATCCGGCAATAATTTGATGACAAATTTTATTATATTTATTATATGGTTAGTGTTATGTATACGCAACAGATCAAATCCGTTGCATTTATTTCGTCACTTAAACGTTTACCAAATGGAGGTTCGCATGAATTCGTCCTTGGACAAAATTTTAAAATTATTTGTCGCCATAGGTATTCCACTTATATTCGCAGGCTCGGTCATGTCAAATGAGCTTATCGTTTTTCCTGCCCAGGGGCAAAGTACCCAGCAAATGGAAAAGGACAAATATGACTGTTATCAATGGGCAAAACAGCAAAGCGGTTTTGATCCCATGGCACCACCTGTAACATCGAGCGCACCACCGGCCCAGGGTGCCCAGCAAGGCGGTGTTGTCAAGGGGGCGGCAAGAGGGGCGCTTGTCGGGGTCACTGTGGGTGCCATTACCAATAACAGCAAAAGCAGAAGTGCCGCAGCCGGTGCAGCTGCTGGTGGTCTGATGGGCGGAATGAGTCGCAGGGACCAGGTCAGACAGCAAAACCAGGCGGAGCAGCAGTGGGCCCAGCAGGAAGCTAATAAGTATGCCCAGCAACGAAACAATTATAATCGTGCTTATTCAGCATGCCTTGAAGGCAAGGGTTACACTGTAAAATAAAGGCTGTGGAAATATTAAAATTCATAAATAGCTCGTATTCAAGGCACATCATGTGGTGGATTTTATCGTTTCCATTGCCCTGATACGAATCAAGGAGACTGACATGATACGAATTATTTTTATTTCTATTTTAACAATAATCATTTTTCCCTTTTTTGCAGTTGCTCAGGACCTTGATGGTTCAAAGCCGTTGATATGCTCGGTTGTAGAGGTCGTTGAATGTTCTCCCGGCACACCCTGTATAAAAGGACTTCCTGACAATTTTGACTTCCCGCAATTCATAAAAATAAATTTTAAAGATAAATTATTGGTTGGTAAAGTTAACAACCGGAAAATGAAGACATCTCCCATAGAGAAAGTTGAAACCATGGAGGGGAAACTGATCCTTCATGGATCCCAGAACGGACGGGCATGGAATATCGTTACCTCCCAGGCAACCGGCAAAATGACGGGTACCATCGCGGCGGATGAATTATCCTTTACTGTATTCGGGGCCTGCATTGCGCAATAGTTCGTGTTATTGGATAGATACAACGAAAAGCGTCTTTTTATTCAGTGCCTGAACGCAAATCCGTGTTTGGACAAAAAGCGCCCGGATGCAGGGCGCAGAAAAATTTAAAACCGGAGCAAACTCATGGTTGTAGGGCCCGATTTTATGATTTGGTAAATTTTTCTGCAACGTTTCGGGTGCGTGACTTTTCGTTCAAACACAATTTTAGGATCGAGTCTTAACTAACTTGATAGTATAGGAATTTCCATTTCCCAATAGCTGACAGCTATCAGCTAACAGCCCGCCCGGAGGGCGCTAATTTAACCTGGGAGCGCAGGCGTCCCGCCTGCAGTAAAAATGCAGGCGGGACGCCTGCGCTCCCGAATATATAAAATGTGCAAGTTATTTAAAATCCGTTCCTAAACAGGCTCTAAGGACAGGAGGAGAGAAAGGTGAAAAAGTTTATTCCAGTTTTAATAGTGTTCTTTGTTTTGTTAACGTGCCACACGTCAGCTGTGGCAGGGGGACTATACCTGAACGAGTTTGCCACACCCAGTACCGGCACAGCCGGGGCAGGCGCCGAAGCATGGGGGCATGATGCATCCACCAGTTTTCATAATCCGGCAGCGATGACCCGCATAGATGGAACCGAAATAATGGGCGGATTCATGGCCATGTTTACAAAAAATGAATTTGAGCTAGACCCATCCACGCCGGTAGCAGGTGGAAACGGAGGGGATGCCGGTGGGTTTATTCCAGCCGGGGGGCTCTATTTTGTCCATTCGTTGTCTGATCAGCTAAAAATAGGATTGAGTACAGCAGGTCTGTCAGGTGCTGCATTGGACTATGACTCAACTTGGGCCGGACGGCGTCAATGTCAGGAAGTTGATATTATGGTCATGTATTTGACTCCCAGTATTGGGTACAAGGTAAATGATACCCTTTCTTTGGGAGCTGGAGTCTCTCTTGTTTATGGTGACATGGAACTGGACGTTGCCGGCATATCGCCGAACAGTCAAATTTCCCTGTCCGGAGATGATACGGAGTTTACTTTTAATCTAAGTGCGTTAATTGAATTCAGTAAAAATACCCGTTTGGGAATTATGTACTTTTATAAAACCGACTTGAATTTTGAGGGAGATATTACACGTACTGGTAACGTGCTGAGCGGACAATTTGCCAGTTACACGGAGTTGGTCATGCCACAGACGTTGAGAGCCGGTATTTATCATCAACTGACGGATACGGTTGCACTCCTTGGGTCGGTCGGATGGGAAGAGTGGAGCGATCTGGAAAGTGTGAACATTTCTGTTAGGAACCGGACTGCGGCCTTGCCGAAAAACTGGGATGATGTATACCATTTCTCTGTAGGTATTCACTACCGGATCTCAGATCCGTGGCTGCTCCAATTCGGCATCGGCTATGCCAGCTCACCGGTGAGTTCCAAGGACAGAACCGCAGATATGCCGATAGACCGCCAGCTGAGATTTGCTATTGGCGCGTTGTACGACTGGAGTAAGAACCTTTCTATCGGCGGCCAGTTTGAATATATCGATCTCGGCAGTGCCGGTATCAATAACAGTAACTCAGTAAATGGCTTGATAGGTGAATACGATACAAACAATATGATTGTTGCATCTATCAGCCTCAACTGGAAGTGGTAAAAATAAATTTGAGATGATATCCGGAACCTCATCGCCGAAAGAGCAGATTGATAAAAAAGTTAGCAGATATTAAATTGTTGAAATTTTCTCAAGCAGGGCCTGGTAAGCGTTGCTCAGTTCCACAAACCTGTCGTGACTGCCCCCCTTGTCCGGATGATGTTCTCTGGCAAGGTTTCGGAATTCCCGGGTTAGATCTTTCTTATTCATGGATTCCAGGGCCTTGGCGGTGAGATTAAAAATTTTGAGTGCCTGGGATAACCCAAGCTGCCGGGTGGCACCGGGCGGCTTA comes from uncultured Desulfobacter sp. and encodes:
- a CDS encoding YMGG-like glycine zipper-containing protein translates to MNSSLDKILKLFVAIGIPLIFAGSVMSNELIVFPAQGQSTQQMEKDKYDCYQWAKQQSGFDPMAPPVTSSAPPAQGAQQGGVVKGAARGALVGVTVGAITNNSKSRSAAAGAAAGGLMGGMSRRDQVRQQNQAEQQWAQQEANKYAQQRNNYNRAYSACLEGKGYTVK
- a CDS encoding Rieske (2Fe-2S) protein; this translates as MKILWASLGLIALGELVMVIFSFFRPVAKKEVAVSAARMIDAGSADTYEPGSVSAFVTGQFYLVCLEDGGFLALSNRCTHLGCAVPWDKESKKFICPCHASEFDITGNVLSSPAPRALDLFEVSIVNRQIQVNIGNRIRRNRFNRHQAVYPETITIQG
- a CDS encoding outer membrane protein transport protein gives rise to the protein MKKFIPVLIVFFVLLTCHTSAVAGGLYLNEFATPSTGTAGAGAEAWGHDASTSFHNPAAMTRIDGTEIMGGFMAMFTKNEFELDPSTPVAGGNGGDAGGFIPAGGLYFVHSLSDQLKIGLSTAGLSGAALDYDSTWAGRRQCQEVDIMVMYLTPSIGYKVNDTLSLGAGVSLVYGDMELDVAGISPNSQISLSGDDTEFTFNLSALIEFSKNTRLGIMYFYKTDLNFEGDITRTGNVLSGQFASYTELVMPQTLRAGIYHQLTDTVALLGSVGWEEWSDLESVNISVRNRTAALPKNWDDVYHFSVGIHYRISDPWLLQFGIGYASSPVSSKDRTADMPIDRQLRFAIGALYDWSKNLSIGGQFEYIDLGSAGINNSNSVNGLIGEYDTNNMIVASISLNWKW
- a CDS encoding TonB-dependent receptor, which encodes MSRLFLKTIILLLLLLDSLFLFLPTMCPAAQDQDLTEFSIEELMDIKVTSVNKKSQRLSDSAAAIFVITREDIRRSGVTSIPEALRMAPGVNVARIDANKWAINCRGFNSRFSPSLQVLVDGRSVYTPSFSGVYWEVTDVLLEDVDRIEVIRGPGATIWGSNAVNGVINIITRRANDTQGGFVQASAGSVERNTMAARYGGTMGKDKFWRVYAKHRSIEDFQRVSGENAGDDWQINQAGFRMDAQLSLTDNFTLQGDIYDGHIHQDLYLYSAAPPYMDEIPVKTDVSGGNIMGRWTKVLSGTSDMSMQMYYDVMKRSEDILNEDRHNVDVEFQHRFGLGFGNDIIWGLRLRHSSDDYSGSKVAFMDPVSTNDLLYSAFIQDEISLLEDKIKLTIGSKFEHNDYTGFEIQPSTRLLWTPGEHHRLWAAVSRATRIPSRMEANAIVYLSGTDIGGSPLYTRFINNEDQTAETLWAWETGYRFIPQQNLSIDLALFFNDYKDLRIYSPQGSPYFDAENQMLVQDVALSNMANAQSWGAEIAVELATGRKVKWTLAYSLTCHDYDNDQDFELDYGFTKHQVSLRGRFDLTENLTLDAWLRYVGKTDANYVFSDTLIYEIDDYATLDLRLGWKIRPDLEFFLTGQNLLQDSHLEFVQEAFSYPVEVPRSAYAGLTYKF
- a CDS encoding tetratricopeptide repeat protein: MTVDFSIHPDSEKKWIRTGIAAIFVIVLIIPLAYIKFWQRANQRSACLDQGMGNAFVFVGKEKCRDCHRNEYEKWQNSDHDRAMEIADTSTVLGDFNNSEFIHNGVTTRFFKKGDRFFVNTIGQDGVYKNFQVTHTFGFSPLQQYLIPFEGGRLQCLTIAWDNVKKTWYALPNHTDDPGDWLHWTGQGQNWNGMCAECHSTNLKKGYDMATDRFTTTWSEIDVSCEACHGPGSGHVAWAQAPEMGRKAVDNFNLVVQTRDMTSEDFAGVCARCHSRRASIADFSHDQKNIMDYMIPSLLTERLYYPDGQILDEDYVFGSFTQSKMFLNGVKCNDCHDVHSQQLKRQGNDLCLYCHRKNTYDTAIHHFHQKMDKGKESKGDDCIQCHMPETVYMGIDWRADHSIRIPRPDLSQTYQIPNACNAAGCHSDKSLEWTNEHMSSWYGKRKRPHYGEIIARGRQGDPKAVLDLISLSEDTLFPGIVRATALSLLSSYPSQLSYSALETALSDPDALIRHTAISTINILRFDKDATLIFPLLYDPVKAVRIQAALGVASIKNLKLTKDQQRLFESVKKEYFAAMEYSADFPAGRYNLALMYHALGQDDKAINNYEQSIRIDDLFLPAKNNLAMLYNLQGKNEKAEQLFIQILEDRPQLYDIAYSLGLLLVEEKKYDQAEIYLKKAAGGLPGRARIHYNLGLLLQFRKKENAAEKALLKALSLEPDNFDFLFALADHYIKRNRLDNARTVAGKMIQRFPDNNIGYDILKYINSR
- a CDS encoding YfiR family protein, whose amino-acid sequence is MQPLTYKIIKLFIQASICQILLCIITIGTVQSQNLEEYRVKAAFVYNFTKLIQWPQTAFDNEGENFKMVVVGDEYLKESFQTIDGKISTGRLISIQYSDPKANDFKKTLEESHIIFISRHIRLEQVLQILSNIGDRPVLTIGEDKNFSRAGGIIQFFTREDQLHFEVNVKKAEAHQLKFSSRLLKLAVIVNEKE
- a CDS encoding cytochrome b N-terminal domain-containing protein, which translates into the protein MTLKSHTFARFIQHIHPVKVPLKALELKNTWALGGMCLVLVILLAGSGALMLFSYQPSPESAYISIEYLENQFIFGRLIRSMHYFSANFLVIMVLAHMLRVFFTGGYQGERRSNWFVGLFIFSLVLLSCFTGYLLPWDQTAFWAVTICMNMFDYVPVGSLFKGLFISDNGVNEKTLQFFFTLHTTIIPALLIGFMVIHFWKVRKAKGVITSGLTRKGEGEKMMMVAVQPHLLLREAVAALVLTAFIMTLSLVFDAPLDEMANSGLSPNPAKAPWYFSGFQELLLHFHPFFSVFLIPIFICCILIGIPFMGDSQGGIWFISGRAKTAAKTAALISAILTPGLIFFDETVIDFQKWFPNIPGILSTGLIPFTLIICLIFFHHLGIKQKFKLNFAEAFQATAVFMITAFAILTLTCVWLRGAGMKLYFWGS